The region AAAATGTAGAACAGGATGGAATATTTATAATAAGAGATTATTGTCAAGATGAACCTAACTTTAATAAAATATATGAGTCTATACAGAGTATGTCATCTGAAGAATTTTTAAATGCTGAGGTTATTTCAAAGATAATGGGATATGGTGATGTTCCACTTATAGATACACTTATATCACCTAGAGGATATAGAATGACAAGTAAAATACCTAGAATACCTTTTAGCGTAATAGAAAATCTTGTTAAGAATTTCAAGGAATTGAAAAAGATATTAGAAGCATCACATGAAGAACTTGATAGTGTTGAAGGAATTGGAGAGGCGAGAGCAAGAGCAATAAAAAGTGGACTTAAAAAATTAAAAGAACAGGTTATAATAAGTAAGCAATTATAGGAAGAGATAAAGGATAATCGTACTAAATATAAATAATGAGAAAGTTGAAATTCATTTCCTAATGACATAGGAAGGTTTTGCACAACACAACTTATTTATTAAAGGTGGCTCAAAAGTTAGTACAGCTAACATTGTTTGAGCCGACCTCAAATTATTTTTGTATACAAAGATGACAAAAAACTTCTAGTCTTAATATAACGGTTCATGTGTTCTATCTTAAAGTATATTTTCCTAATGTGTTCATTTTATCGTATTCTTTAAGAAATATGTCATATAAGTTTATGTCAAGAGTGTTGCAGAGAGCTGCGAGGTAAAAAAGGTTATTTCCAATTTCATTTTCTAATATATCTCTGCAATTTTCACATAGTTTTCCACGAACATGAGTTTTTAAATGTTTCTTTAAATTATTAATATCTAAATCACTTGGTATGTGTTGTTTTTCAGCATTTATTTCAATACATCCACAATTAGTCACGGATTTTACTAGTGCTCTATTAATTCTTGCTTGTGATCCTTGAAGTTTAGTAATTATATCTAATATACTTGAATGTCGTATTAAAGACTCATCTACTAAATTTTGGAATTCATCAAAAATTATATCTTGCATCTTATTCAGCTCCTTGTGTGCGTTTATAACATGAATATAATAAATTGTAGAATAATTGGAAAAATATTGTCAATGATTGTAGGCTTATTTTTGCTATATTAGTACTGAGGTAAGGACTATGTTTTTTATAGTAAGCAACAAAACTTGGTTGTTTTAATGTTTCTGATTAAGTTCACTTTATATATTAAAACAATATAAGATTAAATAATAGGGGGATAAATATTTGAAAAAATTGTAAACAGTCTTGATATATTCATAATTTTAACGTATACTTTATTGGTGATAGCATATTAATTAAGCTTGTGCAAAAAACTTAAAGAGATTTTTGAATTTTCGATTTAAAATTGTAAAATTAGTTAATAATTAATAAAGGAGGTGGCTTTAATTGCTGAAAAAAATATTGAGAGGACTTTTTACTGTTATAGGATTGGTATTGGGATACCTGCTAGCCAGTGTTATATTAAAAGGTGGTTATTTTTCGCAAATTAGTTTTGTAAAGCATAATAGTATTGGGAGAATAACTTTTATAGTATTCTGTGTTTTAGTTTTAGGTATAATATTTTTTATAATATCCCCATGGATTAATTCTTTAATATTAAAATTTATGGATTATTTAGAAAGAACAATTCAGAAAATTCCAGTTTCTGAGGTTCTATTTGGAGCAGGGGGTGCCATAATAGGACTAGTAATTGCTTCTTTACTTTTAAGTTCACTCAACAGAGTGACAGGTCCGCTATCATATATAACAACAATAATATATATTATTGTAAATATGATAATGGCGGTTATAGGTGCTGATGTAGCCATAAAAAAGAGAGAAGAGCTCATGAATTTATTTTATAATTTAAGAAAAACAGGAGTTTCAAAGGAGAAAAAGGGAAAGAATGTTTCTAAGGCAGCACCTAAGATATTAGATACTTCTGTTATAATTGATGGAAGAATATTTGATATATGTCAAACAGATTTTATCGAGGGTACTCTTGTAATACCAGGGTTTGTACTTAAAGAGTTAAGGCATATTGCAGATTCTTCAGATGGGCTTAAGAGAAATCGTGGACGAAGAGGACTTGATATATTAAACAAAATTCAAAAAGAATTGAATATTGAAGTTAAGATATATGATAAGGATTTTCCTGACATACCAGAGGTTGATGTAAAGCTTTTAAAATTGGCGGAAGTAATGAAGGGGAAAGTAATAACAAATGATTTTAATTTAAATAAGGTAGCAGAATTTCAGGGCGTTCCAGTACTAAATATAAATGAGCTTGCCAATGCAGTTAAACCTGTAGTTCTTCCTGGAGAAGAAATGACAATACAAATCGTAAAAGATGGAAAAGAGTCAGGACAGGGTGTTGGATATCTTGATGATGGAACTATGATAGTTGTAGAAGGTGGCAGAAGTCATATAGGAGAGACTAGAGAAGTTACTGTTACGTCTGTTCTTCAGACTGCAGCAGGTAGAATGATATTTGCAAAACAGAAGAATTAAAATAGACAAGGAGTAATTGTATCAATGAATTGTGCTGTTATAATGGCTGCAGGTAAAGGGAAAAGAATGCATGCAAAGATTAATAAGCAGTTTATCAACTTAAATGATAAGCCTATCCTAGCACATACTATAAGTAAGTTTGAGCAAAATAGTAGTATCGATGAAATTGTAATAGTTGTTTCTAGGGATGAAATTGAAAAATGTCTTAATGAAGTAGTTTACAAGTATAATTTTAAGAAGATACGAAGCGTTGTGGCTGGAGGTCATGAAAGACAGGAGTCTGTTTTAAATGGTCTTAGGAAACTTAAAAATGTAGATATTGTTCTCATACATGATGGTGCAAGACCTTTTGTTGATGATAGAATTATAGAGGAAGGTATCAAATATGCTTCTATTTATGGTGGATCAGCATGTGGAGTGGTTCCTAAGGATACTATAAAACTAAGAGATGAAAATGGATTTTCGTCAAAAACGCTTGATAGAAATAGTCTATTTTGTGTTCAGACACCGCAGTGTTTTAAATTTGATGAAATATTGGATGCACATCTGCAAGCTGAGGCTAAAGGAATTATAGCTACAGATGATACTAAGATTTTTGAGATGGCTGGAAGAAAAGTATATCTATATGATGGAAGTTATGACAATATGAAAATAACTACGTATGATGATATATATACGGCGGAAAGAATACTTAATAAATCTGTTTAGGAAACCAGCTCAACTAAAAATTTATACATGTACCATAATGTCTTGAAGATTGACATTTTGAGAAGATGTATAGATTGAGTTTAGGATGGGCGGCGAGAAGCTTGAGTAGGAAACCGGCTCAACTAAAAATTTATACATGTACCAAAATGTCTTGAAGATTGACATTTTGGTACATGTATAAATTAAGTTTCGCTTGGTTTCCTATAGTTGACACAACTTAATTCGCTAGGTATAATATATTATAAATATTTGAATTGAATAATTTTGCGATGAGAAAGAATAGTAAAAACGCCATTAAAGAGAGAAAATCCACGGCTGAAAGATTTTCAAATAGTTTTGAACCTGCTTTTGAGCTGTAGGAAATTACCGGTTAAGACCGTTATCTTAATGAGTACAAATTTAGGTGGTACCGCGAAAACTCGCCCTAATCAGGGGGCGAGTTTTTTTATATATTTTTATTTTTGAGGAGGAAAATTTAATATGAAAATGTCAAATATGCTTATGCTTACGCTGAGAGAGACACCAGCAGAGGCAGAAATAGATAGCCATAAGCTCATGTTAAGATCAGGAATGATAAGGAAAATGGCTTCAGGAGTATATAATTATATGCCTTTAGGATTAAAAGCATTAAAAAAAGTTGAAGATATAATAAGGGATGAAATGGATGCTGCAGGAGCACAGGAATTTTTAGCATCAGCACTTTTACCATCTGAACTTTGGAAAGAATCGGGAAGATGGGAAAAGTTTGGACCTGAGATGTTTAAACTTAAAGATAGGAATGAAAGAGAATTTTGTCTTGGACCTACACACGAAGAAGTTTTTACTGATTTTGCGAGAAATGAAATAAAATCATATAAACAGCTTCCTATTAATTTATATCAAATTCAGACCAAATACAGGGATGAGAGAAGACCAAGGTTTGGTATGATACGTTCAAGAGAATTTGTGATGAAGGATGCATATAGTTTTGATAGGGATTATGCAGGGCTTGATGTTGCATATGACAAAATGTATGAAGCTTATACTAAGATATTTAAAAGGTGCGGTGTTACTTGTAGTGCTGTAGCAGCAGACTCAGGAGCAATGGGTGGTTCTGGTTCAGCTGAATTTATGGTTAAATCTGAAATAGGAGAAGATGAAGTAGCATTTTGTACTGGATGCGATTATGCAGCAAACATCGAGAAGGCTCCAGCATCTCCAGAAAAAGCTGAAAAAGAAGAAGCTAAGGAATTAAAAAAGGTTGAAACGCCTCATGCAAAAACTATAGCAGATTTAGTTGAATTCTTTGGTGTAGATTCTAAAAAGTTTGTCAAAACTATAATATACAAGGCTGATGATGAAGTTGTAGCTGTAATGGTAAGAGGAGATAGAGACGTAAATGAAACAAAAGTTAAAAATGCAGTAGGATCTCCAGTTGAATTCGATCTTGCAGATGAAAAAACTGTTAAGGTTGCTACAAGTGCAGAAGTTGGTTTCGCTGGACCTATCGGACTTAAAGTTGATCATTTATTTGTAGATAATGAAGTAACATATATGTATAATTTCATTGTAGGAGCTAATGAAACAGGATATCATTATTCAAATGTAAATTATGACAGAGATTTTAAAGGCACAGTAGGAGATTTTAGAAATGCAATTGAAGGCGAGAAATGTCCTAAATGTGGAAAGCCACTTACCATTGCAAGAGGAATAGAAGTTGGTCATATATTTAAACTTGGAACTAAATATTCAGAGTCTATGAAAGCATATTTTGCAGATGAAGATGGAGAAAACAAGCCTCTTGTAATGGGATGTTATGGTATAGGAGTTAATAGAACTATGTCAGCTGTAATTGAGCAGCATCATGATGAAAATGGAATAATATGGCCTTTAGCTGTTGCACCATATGAGGTTATTGTTGTTCCAGCAGTATTTAAAAATGAAGATCAAATGAGAATCGCTGAAAATATCTACAATGAACTTAAAAAGATAGGTGTAGATGCACTACTTGATAATAGAAATGAAAGAGCAGGAGTTAAGTTCAAGGATGCTGATTTAATAGGTATTCCTATGAGAATAACTGTTGGAAAGAAGATAGCTGATAATAAAGTAGAGTTTAAGTGTAGAAATAGCAAAGATATTGAAGATTTACCTTTAGATAAAGTTATTGAGAGGGTAAAAGAGGAATTTAAGAAAAATAATATAGAGCTTTAAAGTAATTAGATACCTGTAGATAAGGAGGAAAATCATGAAAATATTTAATACCATGACGCGCACAAAAGAAGAATTTGTTCCTGTTACACCTAAAATGGTTAGAATGTACGTTTGTGGACCTACCGTTTATAATTTCTTTCATATAGGTAATGCTAGAACTTTCATAGTTTTTGATACTGTAAGAAAATATTTTGAATATAGAGGATATAAGGTGGATTTTATTCAAAATTTTACTGATATAGATGATAAGATGATAAATAAAGCTAATCAGGAAGGAATTACAGTAAAAGAACTTGGAGACAGGTATATAAAAGAATATTATAAAGATGCTGATGCACTGAATTTAGAACGTGCAACTTGCAATCCAAGGGCTACTGAATATGTAAATAAGATAATAGATTTTGTTAAAGATCTTCAGGATGAAGGGTATGCATATGAAGTTGACGGCGATGTATATTTTGATACTAATAATTTTAAAGAATATGGAAAGTTATCAGGACAAAATCTAGAAGACCGTCAGGCAGGAGCAAGTATAGCTGTTGATGATAGAAAAAAGAATCCTATGGATTTTGCATTATGGAAAAATGAAAAGCCGGGTGAACCTTCATGGAAAAGTCCATGGGGAATGGGAAGACCAGGCTGGCATATAGAATGTTCATGCATGGCACGTGATTTATTAGGAGATACTATAGATATTCATGCAGGAGCTATAGATCTTATTTTTCCGCATCATGAAAATGAAATAGCTCAAAGTGAAGCTAGGACTGGAAAGACTTTTGCAAATTACTGGATGCATGCAGCATATTTAAATATAAATAATCAAAAGATGTCAAAATCATTGAATAACTTTTTTACAGCAAGAGAAATACTTGAGAAGTATGATGTAGAAGTTATAAGATTATTCTTACTTTCAGCACATTATAGAACACCTCTTAATTTTAGTAAAGAGTCTATTGATGCAGCTAAAGTATCCCTTGAAAGACTTTATAATACATTAAATAATCTGGAAAGTTTATTAAAAAATGCTAAAGATAAAGATAATGATAGTGAATATTTAAATACTTTAGATGGTTATAGACAAAAATTCATAGAAAAGATGGATGATGATTTTAATACAGCAGATGCTATTTCTGTTATCTTTGATCTTGCTAAGGATATTAATATAAATGTAAGTGGAGACTCAAGTAGAAAGGTTGTAGAAAATTCTATAAATCTTATGAGAGAGCTTGGAAAACCATTAGGTATTCTTCAAAAATCAGAAGAGCATAATCTTGAAGAAGAGATACAAGGTCTTATAGAGAAAAGGCAAGAAGCAAGAAAAAATAAGGATTGGGCACTTGCAGATAAAATAAGAGATGATCTTAAAGACAGAGGTATAGTTTTAGAGGATACCCCAGAAGGTATAAGGTGGAAGTTTATTGACTAAACTATAGTTAAAAAAGTTATAAATAAATGGCAGGTTAAGGTATTTAAAAATACAATGACTTGTCATTTGTTTTTATGTTAAATACGTCTAAAATGTATTTAGTATGATGGTATGTATAATCTGTTATAAAATTTACTTTTTACAATATAAAAATTTAATATATTGTTATACATAAAAACTTAAAATTCATAATATTATAATTTTTCTGTAGAATTGTTGACATTAAGTAAGTCCAGTGTTAATTTTAAAGAAAATTATAATAACAATATATTTTAGTTAGGGGATGTGATAATTTTGCATTTGTATGTTTTATCAGTT is a window of Clostridium pasteurianum DNA encoding:
- a CDS encoding proline--tRNA ligase — encoded protein: MKMSNMLMLTLRETPAEAEIDSHKLMLRSGMIRKMASGVYNYMPLGLKALKKVEDIIRDEMDAAGAQEFLASALLPSELWKESGRWEKFGPEMFKLKDRNEREFCLGPTHEEVFTDFARNEIKSYKQLPINLYQIQTKYRDERRPRFGMIRSREFVMKDAYSFDRDYAGLDVAYDKMYEAYTKIFKRCGVTCSAVAADSGAMGGSGSAEFMVKSEIGEDEVAFCTGCDYAANIEKAPASPEKAEKEEAKELKKVETPHAKTIADLVEFFGVDSKKFVKTIIYKADDEVVAVMVRGDRDVNETKVKNAVGSPVEFDLADEKTVKVATSAEVGFAGPIGLKVDHLFVDNEVTYMYNFIVGANETGYHYSNVNYDRDFKGTVGDFRNAIEGEKCPKCGKPLTIARGIEVGHIFKLGTKYSESMKAYFADEDGENKPLVMGCYGIGVNRTMSAVIEQHHDENGIIWPLAVAPYEVIVVPAVFKNEDQMRIAENIYNELKKIGVDALLDNRNERAGVKFKDADLIGIPMRITVGKKIADNKVEFKCRNSKDIEDLPLDKVIERVKEEFKKNNIEL
- a CDS encoding DUF1573 domain-containing protein; this encodes MQDIIFDEFQNLVDESLIRHSSILDIITKLQGSQARINRALVKSVTNCGCIEINAEKQHIPSDLDINNLKKHLKTHVRGKLCENCRDILENEIGNNLFYLAALCNTLDINLYDIFLKEYDKMNTLGKYTLR
- the cysS gene encoding cysteine--tRNA ligase produces the protein MKIFNTMTRTKEEFVPVTPKMVRMYVCGPTVYNFFHIGNARTFIVFDTVRKYFEYRGYKVDFIQNFTDIDDKMINKANQEGITVKELGDRYIKEYYKDADALNLERATCNPRATEYVNKIIDFVKDLQDEGYAYEVDGDVYFDTNNFKEYGKLSGQNLEDRQAGASIAVDDRKKNPMDFALWKNEKPGEPSWKSPWGMGRPGWHIECSCMARDLLGDTIDIHAGAIDLIFPHHENEIAQSEARTGKTFANYWMHAAYLNINNQKMSKSLNNFFTAREILEKYDVEVIRLFLLSAHYRTPLNFSKESIDAAKVSLERLYNTLNNLESLLKNAKDKDNDSEYLNTLDGYRQKFIEKMDDDFNTADAISVIFDLAKDININVSGDSSRKVVENSINLMRELGKPLGILQKSEEHNLEEEIQGLIEKRQEARKNKDWALADKIRDDLKDRGIVLEDTPEGIRWKFID
- a CDS encoding PIN/TRAM domain-containing protein, coding for MLKKILRGLFTVIGLVLGYLLASVILKGGYFSQISFVKHNSIGRITFIVFCVLVLGIIFFIISPWINSLILKFMDYLERTIQKIPVSEVLFGAGGAIIGLVIASLLLSSLNRVTGPLSYITTIIYIIVNMIMAVIGADVAIKKREELMNLFYNLRKTGVSKEKKGKNVSKAAPKILDTSVIIDGRIFDICQTDFIEGTLVIPGFVLKELRHIADSSDGLKRNRGRRGLDILNKIQKELNIEVKIYDKDFPDIPEVDVKLLKLAEVMKGKVITNDFNLNKVAEFQGVPVLNINELANAVKPVVLPGEEMTIQIVKDGKESGQGVGYLDDGTMIVVEGGRSHIGETREVTVTSVLQTAAGRMIFAKQKN
- the ispD gene encoding 2-C-methyl-D-erythritol 4-phosphate cytidylyltransferase, giving the protein MNCAVIMAAGKGKRMHAKINKQFINLNDKPILAHTISKFEQNSSIDEIVIVVSRDEIEKCLNEVVYKYNFKKIRSVVAGGHERQESVLNGLRKLKNVDIVLIHDGARPFVDDRIIEEGIKYASIYGGSACGVVPKDTIKLRDENGFSSKTLDRNSLFCVQTPQCFKFDEILDAHLQAEAKGIIATDDTKIFEMAGRKVYLYDGSYDNMKITTYDDIYTAERILNKSV